The genomic DNA ATTGTCGCAGCGAGACGATCAAAACCGCCTCGCCTTCGTGTTCGCCGATTTCAAATTTACTCATCAACGGCGAATCGACATGTGTCACGTCGAACCCTGCGGGCATCGCAAATCGAAACTCCGTCGCCCCACCATGCAATACTTCCATCGACACCGTCGCGTGCAAACGCTGGTAGCTTTCGGTCACCTCCGCAACCAAGACGCTTCGCGCCACGACAACGCTCTGCTGACGCATCTGCCGATTTCCGATCCCCATCGCCAGCTGGTTGATCCCCGGCGAGATCAACAACTGCAGCCGCGATCGATCGGCATCCGCATCGTAGCTTTGACTGACGACCTGCGTCGAATCAGCCATCTGGATATTGCCTGGGCCCGACAAATAGAAGGAGGTCGCCGGCGGCGTCGGCAGCTGTAGCGTGAATGTTTGCTGAGTTGTGGTGTTGTTGAGTGCGGCGACCAAGCGGAGCTTCAGCGTATGCCGCCCGATCCCTTCGACAAACAGCGACGGATCGCCCGACTCTCCCGTGCCGATCGCAGCCGGTCGACCATCTAAGTTCGCATCCAGTACACCGATCCGTGCCAGCGAGAGCGGAACGACTTGCAGCCCCGCCCGCAAGACATCGATCTCGATCGCTGCGTCGATCATCACGCGACCGGTCTCGACAGTCGCTTCGTAAGTCGCCGACAAGACAGTCGCCGCGGTGGGCGTCTGCGCCAGCGGCGTCTGTTTCGCTTGGGCGATTAGATCATCGTACTGTTGCCGCGTCAGGAAGACGTGGTTGGTGTTGCTCTCCAACAGCACGTTCAGATCTTCAAAAGGGACAAAGATCTCCCGAATCGGCGTCTCCGAATCGACGTCCGTTTTGGGCGGTTCGGCGGCAACGGTCGCTCCCATCCCCAACATCAGGATCGGAGCTAGGACAACAAGCCGGGCGATTCGGCGGCAAAAGACCGGGTTGATCGATAAGTAAAGATTCATTGGGCACCTCCCGCGCGGCGTTGGCTCCAACCAAACAAGCCTCCTTGTCCAAACAGCCCGCTCGCTTTTGTCGATTCGGTCGCCGACATCGCAATCGTCGGTTGGGGCGTTCCGGTCGGCGGCGTTCCCGAGGAATCCGGCGACTGCGGCGGACGCGGTGCTTGTTTATCGGGGGGCGGCGATTGCCCACCGACCGGACCGCGGAACCAACGCATCAATCCCATCAGAATCCAAACGGCCAACACGAGAAACAGCGCCAGGAATAGGACGCTGTCGAACAACTGCAGCGACAGCGAGGGGAGAAATACGCTGCTGAAGACCAAGCCGAACAGCACGATGCCGACGGCAAACAACCGCACCGTCATCGATTGCGTGACCAGGATCACTCCCGGCACCGCGATCAACAGGAAGATCGCCGCATCGAGCATATCTTTGGAGATCGATGTCACACGCAACGCACTCGCTTCCCCTTGCGGCGGCCCGGCGGTGCTGAACGTGTACAGCAGACCTTGGGTTTGGAAGTCGCTGGTCGGTGAACTGGCCATCGCAATCCCATCGGTCACCCAGGCGACAAGTTCGTTGTCGTTTGGATTGTTGTAGCGGTAACCGGCCAGCTGGCGACGCCACCGTTCTTCCAGATCGTTGTCCCACGGACCGCCCGTCCCCACAACGGCTTGATCCTTCGGCAGATAGACGCACAGATAAACCTTCTGAACTGCCGGATCGTTGGGGAATTCGGGCAGGGGCAGGTGGCGTTGATCGCTGGCGATTGCATAGCGCAGCTCCAACACAAACGCCTGATCGGGCGATTGATCGGCCAGCGGGATGTAATATTCCCCGGCGTCCCCCCGTTCCAACGGAACTGGGCGGCCATCAATTCGCAGTGGGTTTTGGTTGAAGCCTTTGCCCGGATCAAACTCCGCCGGCAGCTTGACCTCCAACCGCTGACGGGCACTTCGCATCCGATACAACGCTTGCACCGACGTCTGACGATCGGCACCGACCACCATCCGCAGCACCGCCCGTTCGATGCTTGTGTGTTTGACGTCTTCCAGCTCATACCGCGTCGCCGTGATCGTCAGCTTCCAGTCGTCGTGGAATTCGAACGCCCGCGCCGCCCCGGGAACGCGGATCGAATCGATCAGATCGGTCTGCGGATCGATCGGTCGCAGCCCAACCAATTCCCCTTTGGGCCGCACGTCCAACGTCTCCGCTTTTCCGATTACGATCTGTCCCCACGCGCGATCGATTCCCGCCGGACGCAGCCACGGCAGCGCAACGTCTTTGCTCTGACCAACGCCCAGTCCCGCAAGCTTCTGTTCCCAGTTCAGTCGAATCTCGCGACGCCCCAACAGCTCCGTTTCACCGCTGAATTGCCACGCTTGGTAACCCTCAGGCACATCGTCCGGCTGAGGTTGGATGACCACATCCTGCACGCCTCCGGTCGTGTTGCGAATCTGGCTCGCAATCGCTGTGGGAACGTCGATCCGCAGCGACTTCACGCCGCTATAAAGGATGTCGAACAGGAACCGGGCCTTGTATTGGACGGCTCCCGCGGTGACGTCGGTTTCCAACAGTTGACGGACCATGATCTGCGGCTTGCGTCGCTGAGTTGCCAGTTCCAGTGCAACGTCTTGCTGTGCGTAGGCGTACGCGAGGATCGGCCGCGCCGCAGGAAAGCGGCTCGCATGACTGACCGGCATCCCCACGCTGGCATCCCGCAGCGCGATCGGTTGCAGCCCCGTCGCCGTCGGATTGGTTCGCAAGCTTTCGGGTGCGTAGACGATCCATTTGCCGGTGACCATTTCGACGCTGTCGCGAGCGACGCGCGGCAGCGGAATTTGCAGGTCGGATGCTTCGCCGGTGGGGGCTCGCAGATTGGGATCGTCCATTCGCCGCTGCATCTCGATCGTCAGGCAGACGTCGCCGATCGCTTTGGCCGATAGGTTCACGATCAAGCGACCTTCTCGATCGCTGCTGAAGTGGTGCGTGTCGTATTGAGCGGCGGTTGCATCGCCAGCGGCCAGCCCGCGGACCGATCGGATTTCGTAGTCGGTCGGGACGTCGAACGCCAATTGAAACAGACCCGAGCGGCGGATGTTGTATCGCGCGGTCAACGCCAACGTGATCTGTTCGGGCTCGATAAAGGATTCCACCCACTGCGTCGCTTGGATCTGCGGTTGAACCTTCTGCAGTTGCAGTGTCAACGTCGTCGGCAGCGAGGAGAATCGATAGGCGAAATCCCAGCGGCCTTGCTTTAGTTCGGCTGGCAATTCGGCGGCGTCGATCTGCAGCAATCCCGTTCGCGTCGTCACCTCGCCTCGCAGCGATTCCGCCAACCGGACGACGACTTGGCCGTGTTGGCGGCCGACGCCCAGAGCTCGCACCAGCGGCGCCTGCAGCTGTGATTGCTCGGCATCTTGGTTACTAAACCGCTCGAGTTCGACCAACACCGTTTGGCTCCCTTTGGCCGGCTGGAACAACTGGACCGAAATCTGTTGCACCTCGCCGTCCGCTTCGACTTGCCAGCCGCGAACGTTGGCATCCAACACGCCAGTCACTTTGTAGCTTTTGGGAACCTCGATTTGCAGCTCCGCCAGTTCGGCGCGGCTGATCGAATATTGCAACCAAGTGCTCGCCCGCACGATCCCTTCTTCGATCGTTAGCTGCTGCCGCGATTGAGCTGTCGCCAAGGCAGCCATCCCGCTGGCTCCTTCGCTGCGCGGCGTCCAGTCGATGCGGACCGTGGGGGCAGCGCCGACAAAAGCCAGCACCACCGTCTCGTCGTCCGTTGGCTGATTTTCTGCGTCATCGTCGTCGGTGTTCGCAGCGTCGTCATCGGAGACCGCATCGCTCGGCCGGCGCGTCTCTTCGGTGGCGGCGATCATCGGATGGATGTTCACTTTGACACCGGCCTGCGGGACGCGGATCCGCCACTGGTTCACCGGTGCTTGCGGGGCGAGGAATTCGACCGAATTGCGACCTGGCGATTTGGTAAATGCTTTGGCGTAGGTGATCTCTGCCGTGACGCGGTCGGCCGATTTCCCCGACTTTTCGATCAGCAGCTTGTAGCCGCCGTCGCTGGGCATGATTCGCGCCGGATCGTCGCCGACTTTCGCCGCTAGGATCGCCGCGTCTCCCAATCGCAGCGGGATCTCGTGCCAGCCTTTGCCGAGCAGTTCGATCTGCATCGTCGCCGTGACTCGCACGACATCCTTTTCGACTTCCGCTTCGCTGTTGATCTCACTTATCAGCGCGTCGACCGGCGGCTTGGGATCGTCGGGCTGGCGATGCGTCGCCGCGCGGGCTCGCCGCCACAGCGATTGGAATTGCTCGTAGGGAATGAAGACGCCACGTCCCTCTTTTTCAAAGATCCCACGAATCTTTGAATACGGAATGTAGATCGTCTGCTCACGCAGCGGTGCTTCCGCTTCCGATTCGGCTCCGTCGCCAACATCCGCCGAATCGGCGGCGTCATCTGATTCGGCAGCTTCCGTTTCCGCTGATGCTTCGTCCTGTTCGGCTTGCGGCTGCGAGGTTTCGCTCGGCTCCTGAGGACTCGCCCAGATCGGGCTCGGAGCGGAACAGAAAACGGCCGCTAAGCAGAGCAGCGGAAGCATCGGAGCTCGCAACATCGTTGGATCGCCTTGCGCAGAGATGAGAGATTTGCCTGAGCGCCCGCGAGAACCGGGGCAATATACGAGCATAGACGATCGCGCGAAGCGATCAGTTCTCAGAAAATATAAAAAGGTTGTAAAGCTTTGGGCGGTGCGAAGGACGCCGGTACTTTTGAGTGTTTTTTCGTCGGCTGGTACCTTCTATTGAAACGCTGCTTCGCCCTGAATGGAGACTTACGCGAGTTGGCATTCGGCATGCGACTGCGCTAGGATATTCAACTTCGGAAACCATCCACGATCGTTGACGACTCAAAAGGGTGAAGCATCAGGCGATGAAAAAGAAGCGTGCAAGCAGTCGTGCATCCGTCGAACCGACAGGTGATTTACTGACGATTCTGGCGTCGCGTTTTGCGGCGAACAAAGGCCGGCATAAAGGCATTCGCTGGGCCGACGTAAGCGCCAAGCTCGACGCGAGTCCTGAAAAGTTGGCGGTTCTCGAGCGGATGGAACAGACCGGCGGGGAGCCCGATGTTGTGGGACGCGACAAGAAGTCGGGCGAGTTCATCTTTTACGACTGCAGTCTGGAGAGTCCCAGCGGCCGGCGGAGTGTTTGTTACGACAGAGAGGCGTTGGAGTCGCGGAAGTCGCACCCGCCGCAAAACAACGCGCTCGATCTGGCCGCCGCGATCGGGATCGAGCTGTTGAACGAAGACCAATACCGCGAACTACAAACCCTTGGCGACTTCGACACCAAGACCTCCAGCTGGATCGAAACGCCTGCGGAGATCCGAGCCCTCGGCGGCGCACTATTTGGCGACTTCCGCTACGGCCAAGTCTTCATCTATCACAACGGTGCCCCATCCTATTATGCAGCCCGCGGCTTCCGCGGCTCGGTGCGAGTCTGACGCAAGTCGTGTCTGACGCAAGTCGTGGTGACACGAAATGCCAGAGGGAACCCGCTCCCAAGAATGTCCCCTCCGGAGGATGTGCCCAATTGAAACGCGGATTTGGCCTGCGGAGCGTGCTGATTTGTTGGCATCGACGGTTGCTTCTCGATAGATTGGATCGATCCCCCTAACAATCCTATCGAGTACTGACAATGAAAAGATCCTTCTCGTTGGTTTCCCCGATGCTTATGGCGTCGCTGTTTTTGATCGCCACCGCGGTTGGTGAGACTTCGTTCGCCAAGTCGCCTATCGTCGACGATTCGGTCGTTTTTGCCGAAGCCGATGGGATCTTGGCTGTCGAAGCGGAGCACTTCTTCCAGCAGACCTCCGATGATGTCCGCGGCTTTTATCTCACGCATTCAGACCAGACGCCGTCGGCCGGCCCCGATGGCGATCCGCCTCATGTTGCCGGTGCCAGCGGCGGAGCGTATCTCGAAATCCTGCCCGACACGCGTCGCGACCACGGCGACAAACTGATCAAGGGAGAGAACTTCTCGCCCCAAGCGGGCGCGATGGCGGTGCTGCATTACAAAGTTCAGATCGCCAATCCGGGCAGGTATTACGTTTGGGTACGCGCTCATTCCACGGGGACCGAAGACAACGGATTGCATGTCGGGATCGATGGTCAGTGGCCCGAGAGCGGGCAGCGGTTGCAGTGGTGCGATGGGAAGAAGTCATGGCGTTGGGAGAGCAAGCAGCGGACCGACGCCCAGCACTGCGGCGAACCTCACAAGATCTTCCTCGATATCGATAAGCCGGGGGAGCATGTGATCCAGTTTTCGATGCGCGAAGATGGATTCGAATTCGACAAGTGGTTGATCACTCGCGATCGAGAGTTCACGCGTCCCGCGGGTGTTGGCCCGGCGTCGGTGGTCCATGCGGGAACGCTGCCCAAACCGTTCCCCTTCGTCGCCGCTGCGGCATCGCCAGCGGTTGCCAAGAGAACAAGTCCCACCAAACCGTCGAGCACCGCGCCGCTACAGATGCCTCGCGGCGCTGACGGCGATGGCAGCGTTAAGGTCAGCGGAGAACCGAAGCAATGGCACAAGCTGACGCTCGATTTGAGCGGCCCCTACGCTCACGAAAAAGACAACACGCCGAACCCGTTTACCGATTACCGGATGTCGGTCGAGTTCACGCATGCCGACGGGGACAGCTACACCGTGCCGGGCTATTTTGCTGCCGATGGGAACGCAGCGAATTCGTCGGCTGAAGATGGCACCGTTTGGCGAGCTCACTTTGCTGCCGACCGAACCGGGAAGTGGAACTATGTCGTTTCATTCGACCAAGGCGAACTGGCTGCATTGGACAAAGGAGCCAAAGCGAAGCCGCTGGCTCCGTTCGATGGTGCGTCGGGAAGTTTCGAGATCGGCGCCAGCGACAAACAGGGACGCGACCTGCGAGCTCAGGGACGCCTGCAATACGTCGGCAAGCACTACTTGCAGTTTGCCGGATCCAAAAAGTACTTCTTGAAAGCGGGAGCCGACGCGCCCGAAACGCTGTTGGCTTACGCCGACTTCGACAACACGATCGCCGGCAAAGCCAAACGGGCACCGCTGAAGACTTGGTCGCCGCATCTCGACGACTGGCGTCCGGGCGATCCGACTTGGGGTGACCAGAAGGGACGCGGGCTGATCGGCGCGATCAACTATCTGTCGGGCAAAGGCTGCAACGCGTTTTCGTTCCTGACCTACAACGCTGGCGGCGATGGCGACAACGTCTGGCCGTTCATTCAACGCGAGGACAAACTGCATTACGATTGCAGCAAATTGGATCAGTGGGGAATCGTCTTCGACCACGGCACTGCTCGCGGCATGTATTTGCACTTCAAGTTGCAGGAGACCGAAAACGACGACCACCGGACGGGCAAGAACAAGGGGGCTTTCGTTCCCGAAAGCTTGGATGACGGCAACTTGGGCGTCCAGCGAAAACTGTATTGTCGCGAGATGGTCGCCCGGTTCGGGCACAATCTGGCGTTGAACTGGAACATCGGCGAGGAGAACACGCAGAGCACCGCTCAGCAGGTGGCGATGATCGACTACCTAGCCGATCTCGATCCATACGATCACAACATCGTGCTGCACACCTATCCCGGCCAGCACGACAAAATCTACGGAGCGTTGCTGGGAGAGCGGTCGAAGCTGACGGGGTTGTCGCTGCAGAACAGCAGCTTGAAAGCGACTCACGCTGACACGCTCAAGTGGGTTCGCAAATCGGCGGCGGCGGGCAAGCCGTGGGTCGTTGCGTTTGACGAATCGGGGACTGCCGCTCACGCCCAGGCTCCCGATCTCGGGTACCGCGGTTTCGACGGTCACGACCGCACCGGCAAGATGGCTCACACGCAGCACGAGGTCCGCAAACAAACGCTGTGGGGAACGTTAATGGCTGGCGGTGCCGGGAACGAATATTATTTCGGGTACCAGTTCGATGAAAACGATATCGTGTGCGAAGACTGGCGCAGCCGAGACCAAAGCTGGGACTACTGCCGGATCGCTATCGAGTTCTTCCACGACCATGCGATTCCGTTTTGGGAGATGCAAAACGTGGACGCTCTGGTCGGCAACAACGACAACGGAGTCGCCAAGTTCTGTTTTGCCAAACCGGGCGATACCTATCTCGTCTACCTGGCCAACGGCGGGACCTCCGATTTGGATCTGTCGGGCGTCGAAGGCAACTTTCAAGTGATGTGGTTCAACCCACGCGCTGGCGGTGACTTGCAAGCCGGAACGATCAAGTCGGTCCAAGGCGGATCGAACGTCGCCCTGGGGACTGCTCCCCAGGACGCCAACGAAGATTGGTTGGTCGTGCTGCGAAAGGATTAATCGACCGCGAGGACGATCGGCAAACCGAACCGCGTTGGCGCAATGCCAACGCGGTGGGGGCATGCGATCATCCGCGGCATGCCTTTATTTGGCGGCAGGAGCTGGCGATTTACCCGCCAGTTGATGTTGCAGCCATGCGTAGATCGAACTGCCGATCTGTTGGTATCCCGACTTGTTAGGGTGCACGCTGTTGTTATCGGGATATCCGTCGACGGGATCGAGATTCAATTGCGTCGGGACGATCAGGATCTGCGGATCCGATTTGTCGGCGATGTACTGCATCTGCCGCTGGACCAGTTGATGTTGAATTTGTTTCCAACCCCAACGCGAATAGCGGCCCTTGTAGTTCGCTTCAAACGCTTCCTGCCGCGCGTTGGGAGGCGTGGTCAGACAGATGCCGATCGTCGCGTTGGGAGCCGCCGCGCGGGTCGCGGCCACTAATTGGTCGGCATATCCAAACACGGTATCGATCTTTGCATCGGTCCCCGCGACGTCGCCCGCCGGCGCGCTGAACAGATCGTTGATCCCCAGTTTGATCACGACGTAGTCGGGCAACTGGCCATCGCACTGCTCTTTGAAGTAGCGAGGCATATCGAGAACCGGCTTCGACTCGTCGTTCAAAAAGACAAACGGGCTGCTTCGTTTGCGGTGCGTTCCGTCGGGATTCGGTTCGTATTTGTTGACGAAATTCCACCAGGTCCAACCGCCGTAGCCCTCGTGCGCGACATCCGCTGCAGCCGACGCAGGCTTGTGAGTTCCCAACATCTTCCAAGGTTGCTTGGCATCTTCGGTCATCAACCTTGCGATCTCGTTGGGATAGGCCGACGCATGAGTCAGGCTGTCACCGATGATCAAAATCCGAATCGGTTCGGTGCTGGGCGATGCGGCTCCCGCCGTCACGCGCAACACACTCGCCGCGGAATCCAACAGCGTGTCGTCGGCTGAATAGAGGTCGACGCGAATCGGGTAGACTCCGACATCTCCCGCGGTTGGCGTCCAAGTCCAATGGTGTTGTTCGGATTGGCCAAAGTCGCAGACGACGTCGAAGCGGTATTTGTCGGGGCTCTGCGTGAGCACGATGTTGTCGAAGTAGATATTGGTTGGGACACCGGGAACAACATAGATTTCCGGCGGCAGGGTCAGCTGAAGATCGGTTTCAGTCTGTTGCCCCCAAGCGGGAACGACCAGACAAAACAGCAGGAGCGTGCAAACACTTCGAATCATGAGAGAGTCTCTTCGGCGGGAATGGTAGAAGGCGAGTGGAAACGATTGTTGGGAGGAAGGGAAATCATATCCCGTTGGATCGGTCGACGCGAATTGACGGCCGATAATTCTCGGCCGCGACTCTGGTTTTGCCTTTGCCAAACCGGTCGGCAAGCGATTGTTCACATCTCCGTGGCGAGCCAAACTTTGTGAAGCAATCAAGAATCGGGCGTTGCCTGCTTGCATTCGGGATCGTCAGCGACGAACTTGGAGCGCCCCGTCTTTTCCCTTTGCATTCAAAAGGTCCCGCCGATGAAGATGCTCGCCCATTGCAGTTTGATGATCCTGCTTTCTTTCACAACCAATATCGCTGTTCGCGCTGCGGATTCCGGCGACTCCCGATTCGATGCGATCGAACCGATCGTGCGGCGCGGCATCGAAGCGGGCCAGCTGCCCGGCGCAGTGGTTGCCGTCGCCGACTCGACAAAGATTCTGTACCTGCGTGCGTTTGGCGATCGCCAGATCGAACCGACTCGCGAAGCCTTAACGACTGACACGATCTTCGATCTCGCGTCGCTGACCAAGCCGGTTGCGACGGCGACGTCGGTGATGCTTTTGGTGCAACGGGGCGAAGTCGATCTCGATCAACCTGTCGCTAAATACCTACCCGAATTTGCGGTCGAGGGGAAAGAAGCGATCACGGTTCGCGATCTGATGTTACACGTCGGAGGCATGATCCCCGACAATTCGATCCGCGATTATCAAAAGGGGATCGATGTGGCGTGGGAACGCTTGTTTGCATTAAAGCCGAGATCCGAGCGCGGTGAGAAGTTCGCCTACAGCGACGTCGGCTTCCTGATCTTGGGCAAGCTGGTCGAACGCGTTAGCGGAACGACGTTGGATCAATTTACGCAGAAAGAGATCTTTCAGCCGATGGGAATGGAGACGACTTCCTATCAACCCGATCCCGCCTTGCGCGACCGGATCGCGGCGACCGAACCACGCGATGGAGAGCTGTTGCGTGGAAAGGTTCACGATCCGCGAGCTGCCTTGTTGGACGGAGTCGCCGGCCACGCGGGACTCTTTTCGACGGCGGAGGATCTGGTCCGCTACGGCCAGATGATCTTGAGCGTCGATGACGAGACGACGTCAGCTCCTCGCGTATTGGATCAAAAAACAATCGCCGCGATGATCCAACCGCATCGGGTGCCGCGCGGCACGCGGACGCCGGGCTGGGATCACCAAAGCCCCTATTCGTCGAATCGCGGGACCACCTTCTCCGACTCCGCCGTCGGGCATGGCGGGTTCACGGGGACAGTCCTCTGGATCGACCCCGAAAAAGATCGCGTGTTTGTCTTTTTGAGCAGCCGGCTGTATCCCGACGGCAAGGGATCTGTCAACCGTTTGGCCGGCGAGATCGCTACGATCATCGGCCGCTGAGATTCAAAGCTCCAGCGCGACGTCGCAGCTCGGGCGACGTCGAATCTCTCTGGTGTCGATTCAAAATTGCGTAATCCGCTAGATCGCCAGACGCCGCTGCGCGTTGAATTCACAGCTTTGGGAGGGCGTCGGCGAGCCCTTTCCATTCTGGCCGTGGATCGTGTTTCTTGAGGGGCGCTCGA from Rosistilla oblonga includes the following:
- a CDS encoding DUF4256 domain-containing protein; this encodes MKKKRASSRASVEPTGDLLTILASRFAANKGRHKGIRWADVSAKLDASPEKLAVLERMEQTGGEPDVVGRDKKSGEFIFYDCSLESPSGRRSVCYDREALESRKSHPPQNNALDLAAAIGIELLNEDQYRELQTLGDFDTKTSSWIETPAEIRALGGALFGDFRYGQVFIYHNGAPSYYAARGFRGSVRV
- a CDS encoding DUF5060 domain-containing protein, whose translation is MKRSFSLVSPMLMASLFLIATAVGETSFAKSPIVDDSVVFAEADGILAVEAEHFFQQTSDDVRGFYLTHSDQTPSAGPDGDPPHVAGASGGAYLEILPDTRRDHGDKLIKGENFSPQAGAMAVLHYKVQIANPGRYYVWVRAHSTGTEDNGLHVGIDGQWPESGQRLQWCDGKKSWRWESKQRTDAQHCGEPHKIFLDIDKPGEHVIQFSMREDGFEFDKWLITRDREFTRPAGVGPASVVHAGTLPKPFPFVAAAASPAVAKRTSPTKPSSTAPLQMPRGADGDGSVKVSGEPKQWHKLTLDLSGPYAHEKDNTPNPFTDYRMSVEFTHADGDSYTVPGYFAADGNAANSSAEDGTVWRAHFAADRTGKWNYVVSFDQGELAALDKGAKAKPLAPFDGASGSFEIGASDKQGRDLRAQGRLQYVGKHYLQFAGSKKYFLKAGADAPETLLAYADFDNTIAGKAKRAPLKTWSPHLDDWRPGDPTWGDQKGRGLIGAINYLSGKGCNAFSFLTYNAGGDGDNVWPFIQREDKLHYDCSKLDQWGIVFDHGTARGMYLHFKLQETENDDHRTGKNKGAFVPESLDDGNLGVQRKLYCREMVARFGHNLALNWNIGEENTQSTAQQVAMIDYLADLDPYDHNIVLHTYPGQHDKIYGALLGERSKLTGLSLQNSSLKATHADTLKWVRKSAAAGKPWVVAFDESGTAAHAQAPDLGYRGFDGHDRTGKMAHTQHEVRKQTLWGTLMAGGAGNEYYFGYQFDENDIVCEDWRSRDQSWDYCRIAIEFFHDHAIPFWEMQNVDALVGNNDNGVAKFCFAKPGDTYLVYLANGGTSDLDLSGVEGNFQVMWFNPRAGGDLQAGTIKSVQGGSNVALGTAPQDANEDWLVVLRKD
- a CDS encoding SGNH/GDSL hydrolase family protein — translated: MIRSVCTLLLFCLVVPAWGQQTETDLQLTLPPEIYVVPGVPTNIYFDNIVLTQSPDKYRFDVVCDFGQSEQHHWTWTPTAGDVGVYPIRVDLYSADDTLLDSAASVLRVTAGAASPSTEPIRILIIGDSLTHASAYPNEIARLMTEDAKQPWKMLGTHKPASAAADVAHEGYGGWTWWNFVNKYEPNPDGTHRKRSSPFVFLNDESKPVLDMPRYFKEQCDGQLPDYVVIKLGINDLFSAPAGDVAGTDAKIDTVFGYADQLVAATRAAAPNATIGICLTTPPNARQEAFEANYKGRYSRWGWKQIQHQLVQRQMQYIADKSDPQILIVPTQLNLDPVDGYPDNNSVHPNKSGYQQIGSSIYAWLQHQLAGKSPAPAAK
- a CDS encoding serine hydrolase domain-containing protein — encoded protein: MKMLAHCSLMILLSFTTNIAVRAADSGDSRFDAIEPIVRRGIEAGQLPGAVVAVADSTKILYLRAFGDRQIEPTREALTTDTIFDLASLTKPVATATSVMLLVQRGEVDLDQPVAKYLPEFAVEGKEAITVRDLMLHVGGMIPDNSIRDYQKGIDVAWERLFALKPRSERGEKFAYSDVGFLILGKLVERVSGTTLDQFTQKEIFQPMGMETTSYQPDPALRDRIAATEPRDGELLRGKVHDPRAALLDGVAGHAGLFSTAEDLVRYGQMILSVDDETTSAPRVLDQKTIAAMIQPHRVPRGTRTPGWDHQSPYSSNRGTTFSDSAVGHGGFTGTVLWIDPEKDRVFVFLSSRLYPDGKGSVNRLAGEIATIIGR